The Ochotona princeps isolate mOchPri1 chromosome 17, mOchPri1.hap1, whole genome shotgun sequence genome segment GCCATTGGGCTTCTCCATGTCGTGTTGCTGAGCATCCCCTTTGTGAGCGTGCCCGTCGTCTGGACCCTCACCAACCTCATCCACAACATGGTGAGAGCTTGCCTGCAGCTGTGTGTGGGCTGCTCCCTGGCGTGGCTGCAGGGTGGGAGGAGCCTGTGGGCACAGGCCAGATGTCAGGGTGCTGTACTGTCTACATCTGTGGCCAGAGCCTGGGCCCCACTCCTATCTGACGGCCCCactgcccctgctgggctgggttCCAGCCCGTGCACATCGATAAGAAGAATCACATCAGCAGATTTGTCCGTGCCTTTGGGGTTGGGGGGCTCATGGGCCTGGAAGGGGGACcacggagagctggatgggggggTCCCAGGAGCAGGAGTGTGCTGCCTGGACGGATGCAGAAATGCCCCTTTCCCAAGTTGGGTCTCAGCTCATTCCcacccctgcctctctctgccccctcacTGCCTGCTGCAGCCTGCTCCCTCCCCGTCAGCCGAGGGGGTTAGATGGGGCTACAGAGGCAGTATTCTGTGTCTGTTCCATGGCTAACTCCTTCCCATGTGCGCTTTCCTCAGGCCAGGCCTGCCCTGTCCTCCAGCGGGTCCCCACGTCCtctgccaggctcccagctgctccagcttgaCCTCCAGCCCATATCCCCCTGCCCTGGTCACACAGAGCCATGGCTGCCTGTGACTGAGTCAGGtgaggagctgagctgggcctTTCTCCTTGCAGGGCATGTACATCTTCCTGCACACAGTGAAGGGGACGCCCTTCGAGACTCCGGACCAGGGCAAGGCACGGTTGCTCACCCACTGGGAGCAGATGGACTACGGGGTCCAGTTCACAGCCTCTCGGAAGTTCTTGACCATCACCCCCATTGTGCTGTGAGTGCATGGGCTAGAGGAAGACACTGCCGGGCAGGacggggtggggcagggcaggacggGGTTAGGtcttgggagctgggagcccaaTCAGGCTCACCCCATCCCTAGCTCTGATCTCTGGCATGGGAACGGAATGGTAGTTTGGAGTCTTTGGGGTCCTGTACTGGG includes the following:
- the ORMDL3 gene encoding ORM1-like protein 3; this translates as MNVGTAHSEVNPNTRVMNSRGIWLSYVLAIGLLHVVLLSIPFVSVPVVWTLTNLIHNMGMYIFLHTVKGTPFETPDQGKARLLTHWEQMDYGVQFTASRKFLTITPIVLYFLTSFYTKYDQIHFILNTVSLMSVLIPKLPQLHGVRIFGINKY